A part of Carassius carassius chromosome 32, fCarCar2.1, whole genome shotgun sequence genomic DNA contains:
- the kif11 gene encoding kinesin-like protein KIF11 produces the protein MASSQLPAVKKDEKGRNIQVVVRCRPFNTVERKSASHTVVECDQNRKEVLVRTGGATDKAARKAYTFDMVFGPSAKQIDVYRSVVCPILDEVIMGYNCTVFAYGQTGTGKTFTMEGERSPNEEFTWEEDPLAGIIPRTLHQIFEKLSSNGTEFSVKVSLLEIYNEELFDLLSPAPDVTERLQLFDDPRNKRGVTIKGLEEITVHNKNEVYQILERGAAKRKTASTLMNAYSSRSHSVFSVTIHMKEITLDGEELVKIGKLNLVDLAGSENIGRSGAVDKRAREAGNINQSLLTLGRVIKALVERGPHVPYRESKLTRILQDSLGGRTKTSIIATVSPASINLEETLSTLDYANRAKSIMNKPEVNQKLTKRTLIKEYTEEIERLKRDLAATRDKHGVYISVDNYENMNSKLMSQEEQITEYTERIAAVEEELKKIMDLFTDSKQKLDQCTEDLQDKNQRLEETHKDLTKTRHRLTQEEYISSQLQSNGCQLYNTADQLLNTAEVTTQDVSGLHAKLQRKTDVELHNGEVQQSFAQRMENCYNSMQTSLQEQSHKHAAMIDYYRSSVGELLNTNGTVFKETLGAVCESYSSIKGAVGEGVERCKERVLHQEKLSQEAQNSMLEILDEHRHHLEEILVAQAVPGIRSVMAMNDNLKQTLHRYNSLAEQMQGLKAEMMSFFDSYVESLASMRECAEQGFNTLRAEHDKLKQQISQAGNNHQTRVVELVQCLQNQMNLLAVDTQTDFEGLAQAASAQIVPLETLQRSIQSKCTVSEEHTVSVRARLGSSVDGVISEMNGVTEEGERTLEECAGYCRHLQTSVDSLAESGLKWCHDARGSTENKAREQFKLIRETDAAVQDLLKSVEEKGEKAVQDCEAHLSHMQQEVEGILGRVELQTGKDDATLQEHKEILSSINTQALDTVHNFISSELRQDFPTGTTPQRKEYVYPRVLNKPRSREELEDEFRAQQEHPHCALSQCETVIETEEEKLLDQDSLEDEVSVSSDGNITEQSCADENLMCYENGRVPFFKKKSKKENCNKSLNRSKVENESTSTPPRSKLPLRCQN, from the exons ATGGCTTCATCACAGTTACCAGCAgttaaaaaagatgaaaaaggcAGAAATATACAAGTGGTTGTACGATGCAG ACCCTTCAACACAGTGGAGCGGAAGTCTGCTTCTCATACAGTTGTTGAATGTGACCAGAACCGAAAAGAGGTGTTAGTCCGTACTGGAGGCGCCACAGACAAAGCAGCAAGAAAAGCATACACTTTTGACATG GTTTTTGGTCCTTCTGCCAAACAAATTGACGTTTATAGGAGTGTGGTTTGCCCCATATTAGATGAAGTTATCATGGGCTATAACTGTACTGTCTTTGC ATATGGACAAACTGGAACAGGGAAAACCTTCACAATGGAGGGCGAAAGATCACCCAATGAGGAGTTTACTTGGGAAGAG GACCCTCTGGCTGGAATCATTCCCAGAACTCTTCATCAGATCTTCGAGAAACTGTCCAGTAATGGCACAGAGTTCTCAGTGAAGGTTTCTCTGCTGGAAATCTATAATGAGGAACTGTTTGACCTTCTCAGCCCTGCTCCGGATGTCACGGAGAGGCTACAACTGTTTGATGATCCCAGAAATAAA AGGGGTGTAACCATTAAAGGTCTGGAGGAGATCACTGTACACAATAAGAACGAGGTTTATCAGATCCTGGAGAGAGGAGCTGCAAAGAGAAAGACCGCCTCCACGCTCATGAATGCTTACTCCAG TCGATCTCATTCAGTGTTCTCTGTGACTATTCACATGAAAGAGATCACGCTGGATGGAGAAGAGCTGGTTAAGATCGGAAAACTGAACTTG GTGGATCTTGCGGGTAGTGAGAACATTGGGCGATCTGGTGCTGTGGACAAGCGTGCACGTGAAGCTGGCAACATAAACCAGTCTCTGCTGACTCTGGGTCGTGTAATCAAGGCTCTTGTGGAGAGAGGGCCTCATGTACCCTACAGAGAGTCCAAACTCACTCGTATTCTGCAAGACTCACTGGGAGGACGTACCAAAACCTCCATTATCGCCACTGTGTCTCCTGCCTCCATCAATCTGGAG GAAACTCTGAGCACTCTGGACTACGCTAACAGGGCCAAGAGTATCATGAATAAGCCAGAGGTCAACCAAAAACTCACCAAGAGAACTCTGATCAAG GAATACACAGAGGAGATTGAGCGACTGAAAAGAGATTTGGCTGCCACCCGTGACAAACACGGAGTGTACATCTCTGTTGATAACTATGA GAATATGAACAGTAAACTGATGTCTCAGGAAGAGCAGATTACGGAGTACACAGAGCGGATCGCTGCTGTGGAAGAGGAGCTCAAAAAG ATTATGGACTTGTTTACAGACAGTAAGCAGAAATTGGACCAGTGCACTGAGGACCTGCAGGACAAGAACCAGAGATTGGAGGAGACTCACAAGGACCTAACAAAGACCAGGCACCGCCTCACTCAAGAGGAGTACATCTCTTCACAGCTCCAAAGCAATGGGTGTCAACTTTACAACACTGCTGACCAG CTGTTGAACACTGCTGAAGTCACCACTCAGGATGTTAGTGGTCTCCATGCCAAGCTGCAGAGGAAGACGGATGTGGAGCTTCATAACGGGGAGGTCCAGCAGAGCTTTGCCCAGCGCATGGAGAACTGCTACAACAGCATGCAGACCTCGCTGCAGGAGCAGAGCCACAAACATGCTGCTATGATTGACTATTACCGCTCTTCTGTGG GTGAGCTGCTGAATACAAATGGAACGGTGTTTAAGGAGACGTTAGGTGCTGTCTGTGAGTCTTACAGCAGTATTAAAGGGGCTGTGGGAGAAGGTGTGGAGCGCTGCAAGGAACGAGTGTTACACCAGGAGAAACTCTCTCAGGAGGCTCAGAATAGCATGCTGGAAATACTG gatgaacACAGACATCATTTAGAGGAGATTTTGGTTGCCCAGGCGGTGCCAGGTATCAGATCTGTCATGGCCATGAATGACAATCTGAAGCAAACCCTTCACAGATACAACTCTCTGGCTGAGCAG ATGCAGGGTCTGAAAGCAGAGATGATGTCGTTTTTTGACTCCTACGTTGAATCGTTGGCCAGTATGCGAGAGTGCGCTGAGCAAGGCTTCAACACTCTGCGTGCAGAGCACGACAAGCTCAAGCAACAGATCAGCCAAGCTGGAAACAACCATCAGACG CGTGTGGTGGAGCTGGTTCAGTGTTTGCAGAACCAAATGAATCTCTTGGCGGTGGACACTCAGACTGACTTTGAGGGTCTTGCACAGGCAGCATCTGCCCAGATTGTTCCACTAGAAACGCTACAGAGATCCATACAGAG TAAATGCACTGTCTCTGAGGAGCACACTGTGTCTGTCCGTGCCCGGCTGGGTTCCTCTGTGGATGGAGTTATAAGTGAGATGAATGGGGTGACTGAAGAGGGAGAGAGGACCCTGGAAGAATGTGCTGGTTACTGCAGACACCTACAGACATCAGTGGACTCATTGGCTGAATCGGGACTCAAGTGGTGTCACGATGCCAGAGGTTCAACTGAAAATAAAGCCCGGGAACAGTTCAAACTCATCAGGGAGACAGACGCAGCTGTGCAAGACCTGCTAAAG TCTGTTGAAGAAAAGGGTGAGAAAGCTGTTCAAGACTGTGAAGCTCATTTGAGTCACATGCAGCAGGAAGTAGAAGGAATCCTGGGTCGTGTGGAATTGCAGACAGGCAAAGATGATGCTACCTTGCAGGAGCACAAAGAGATCCTCTCCTCCATCAACACTCAGGCACTGGACACAGTACACAACTTCATCAGCTCAGAGCTGCGGCAAGATTTCCCAACAG GAACGACTCCTCAACGTAAGGAGTATGTGTATCCACGTGTGCTGAACAAGCCAAGGAGTCGAGAGGAGCTAGAAGATGAGTTCAGAGCTCAGCAGGAGCATCCTCATTGTGCACTGAGCCAGTGTGAGACTGTCATCGAGACGGAAGAGGAGAAACTTCTCGACCAG GACTCTCTGGAGGATGAAGTCAGTGTTTCTAGCGATGGAAATATCACTGAACAGTCATGCGCTGATGAGAACCTGATGTGTTACGAAAACGGAAGGGTTCCCTTTTTCAAG AAGAAAAGCAAGAAGGAAAACTGCAATAAGTCACTGAACCGTTCAAAGGTGGAGAATGAAAGCACGTCTACGCCACCACGTTCTAAACTACCACTCAGGTGTCAGAACTAA
- the slc22a15 gene encoding solute carrier family 22 member 15, with product MDLEEAYQVVGEFGRHQKRMVTILVLLQIYMACQTMLIILVGAVPEYHIDIPVTGHPNDDITQNVKFTEDISSIVTEWYLIKHEAYKVNLAGSLFFAGVLIGNVLFGPLSDKIGRKPVFLTGLFFEVLFGYGTALAPSYEVFAVSRLLVGMMNGGMALVCFVLTQEYVGKSYWAMTGTLTNMTFAVGITLFAALGYYVQPWRNLATAANCPGLLLFLFCVTLPESPRWLYSRGQTEKAEDILKDFALRNGKGRISVKLRRTVSTSTTKGSSPGVFQLVTHPILRWRTVVLMYVWYACSLVYYGLTLSASEDKGNRYLTVAMYGLVELPAYPLCMYFINKQWAGRRKSMANFLAFSGVSCLLTMFVPVSGSLLSVTSLALVGKLMVSAAFNIAYVYTSELYPTVIRNAGLGVCSMSCRVGGILAPFVPSMKSLHTSMPFMVFCLSGISAGCLGLLLPETLNKPAAETLDELSSPTYQRILQPQVPLLEEKHLIDHNGADSD from the exons ATGGATTTAGAGGAGGCTTACCAGGTGGTGGGAGAATTCGGTAGACACCAGAAGCGGATGGTAACCATCCTGGTTCTCCTACAG ATTTACATGGCATGTCAGACCATGCTCATCATTTTAGTGGGTGCTGTGCCAGAATATCACATAGATATACCGGTTACTGGACATCCGAATGATGATATAACACAAAATGTGAAATTCACAGAGGACATCAGCTCAATCGTCACCGAG TGGTACCTGATTAAGCATGAAGCCTACAAAGTAAACTTGGCTGGGTCTCTTTTCTTTGCTGGTGTGCTGATCGGAAATGTCCTGTTTGGGCCACTCTCTGATAAGATTGGCAGGAAGCCGGTTTTCCTTACTG GTCTGTTTTTTGAAGTCTTGTTTGGGTATGGAACAGCATTAGCGCCAAGTTATGAGGTGTTTGCTGTGTCTCGGCTGCTGGTGGGAATGATGAATGGAGGAATGGCGTTGGTCTGCTTTGTTCTTACTCAGGAATATGTGGGAAAGTCCTACTGGGCTATGACAG GGACCTTGACTAATATGACCTTTGCAGTGGGCATCACTCTGTTCGCTGCGTTGGGTTATTATGTTCAGCCGTGGAGGAACCTAGCAACTGCAGCCAACTGTCCGGGACTTTTGCTCTTCCTGTTCTGTGT GACTTTGCCAGAATCTCCACGCTGGCTTTATTCTCGGGGTCAGACGGAGAAGGCTGAAGACATCCTGAAGGATTTTGCTCTGAGGAACGGGAAAGGCAGAATTTCAGTGAAGCTCCGGCGGACCGTCAGCACCAGCACTACGAAGGGATCCAGCCCTGGGGTTTTCCAGCTGGTCACACATCCCATACTGCGCTGGAGGACTGTGGTGCTCATGTATGTGTG GTATGCGTGTAGCCTTGTGTATTACGGGTTGACCCTCAGTGCCAGTGAAGATAAAGGTAATCGTTACCTTACCGTTGCCATGTATGGTCTGGTGGAACTCCCTGCATACCCTCTCTGCATGTACTTCATTAACAAACAGTG ggCAGGCCGGAGGAAGTCTATGGCCAATTTTCTTGCATTTTCAGGTGTATCCTGTCTGCTCACAATGTTCGTACCTGTATCAG GGTCCTTATTAAGTGTCACGTCACTGGCTCTAGTGGGAAAACTGATGGTCAGTGCTGCATTTAATATTGCGTATGTGTATACGTCAGAGCTCTACCCAACTGTGATCAG gaATGCAGGGCTGGGTGTGTGTTCCATGTCCTGTAGAGTTGGGGGAATTCTAGCACCGTTTGTGCCGAGTATG AAATCATTGCACACCTCCATGCCATTTATGGTGTTCTGTTTGAGTGGGATTTCCGCGGGCTGCCTGGGGCTTCTTCTGCCGGAGACGCTTAATAAACCTGCTGCTGAAACACTTGATGAACTGTCCAGCCCCACCTACCAGCGAATCTTACAGCCGCAG GTTCCCCTTTTGGAAGAAAAGCATTTAATTGACCACAATGGGGCTGATAGTGACTGA